The Methanofervidicoccus sp. A16 genome has a segment encoding these proteins:
- a CDS encoding ATP-binding cassette domain-containing protein, whose translation MDIKEITVIGGYNKYGELESVRELRIKKGEIFGIVGPTGSGKSTLISDIEQLAQGDTLSRRKILINGETPPEEIRRDPRKKIIAQLSQNMNFLADMTVEEFILMHAKSRGVEKDRVVDEVLKLANRLTGEPIERDYNLTILSGGQSRSLMVADIAVISDSPIVLIDEIENAGIKKHEALNLLADYGKIVMIVTHDPLLALMTDRRVVMKKGGMCKIINTTPEEKKVSKKLSKIDSWILSLREKIREGEVLEMKDVNLIL comes from the coding sequence ATGGATATCAAAGAGATCACAGTTATTGGAGGGTATAACAAGTATGGAGAGTTGGAGAGTGTGAGGGAACTAAGGATAAAGAAGGGGGAGATATTTGGTATTGTAGGTCCTACAGGAAGTGGGAAATCTACGCTGATAAGTGATATAGAGCAACTGGCCCAGGGAGATACCCTCTCAAGGAGAAAGATCCTGATAAATGGAGAAACTCCCCCTGAAGAGATAAGGAGGGATCCGAGAAAAAAGATAATAGCCCAACTTTCTCAAAATATGAATTTTTTAGCGGATATGACAGTTGAGGAGTTCATACTGATGCATGCAAAGAGTAGGGGTGTTGAAAAAGATAGGGTTGTAGATGAAGTATTGAAGTTGGCAAACAGGTTGACAGGAGAACCTATTGAGAGGGATTACAACTTGACAATATTAAGCGGTGGACAGTCGAGAAGTCTAATGGTGGCTGATATAGCAGTTATAAGTGACTCTCCCATTGTACTGATAGACGAGATAGAAAATGCAGGGATAAAAAAACATGAGGCTTTAAATCTACTGGCTGACTACGGGAAGATCGTAATGATCGTAACCCACGATCCCCTTTTGGCCCTTATGACTGATAGAAGGGTGGTTATGAAAAAGGGAGGTATGTGTAAGATCATCAACACCACACCAGAGGAAAAGAAGGTTTCGAAGAAGTTAAGTAAAATAGACAGTTGGATACTCTCCCTCAGGGAGAAGATAAGGGAGGGAGAAGTGTTGGAGATGAAGGACGTAAATTTAATTCTATAA
- the larC gene encoding nickel pincer cofactor biosynthesis protein LarC, with protein sequence MKLLLLDPKISGISGDMLLSALVDLTGDIETVYQISQTIEELDNCKKFKIDIREEKINGIRAKRLHIEIVEDKLKNPQDLKRAMEEVVNKLGLSEKVRKISFNILEDLISAEMKVHGDKNIHLHEISSLDTIFDILGSATLLEKHGYLDGKIYSTPPVLGSGYIQMEHGILPVPTPSTLEILCKYRIKYTNPPYTTNFEHTTPTGIAILVNIVDKIVDSYPEMIPLKVGYGGGSKRLENVPNVLRVVEGRIEDKEENIVVLETNVDDISGEVIGNLYEVLFKRGAKEVFVVNGIGKKNRPTYVITVITDYGNLHRMVETLMEETGTLGVRIKEVDRIKAERRIEVQSINIKGRSYKVRVKVSYLGDKLINIKPEYDDVKKIAEDLNIPLRVVLKEIEKEISKIYRHLKHL encoded by the coding sequence ATGAAGTTATTGCTCCTCGATCCTAAGATATCTGGTATATCAGGTGATATGCTACTCTCTGCACTTGTAGATTTAACTGGAGATATAGAGACAGTGTATCAAATATCTCAAACTATAGAGGAGTTGGATAACTGTAAAAAATTTAAGATAGATATCAGGGAGGAGAAGATAAATGGAATAAGAGCGAAAAGACTTCATATAGAGATAGTGGAGGATAAACTTAAAAATCCTCAGGATCTAAAAAGGGCGATGGAGGAGGTAGTAAATAAGTTGGGACTTTCAGAGAAGGTTAGAAAAATATCTTTTAATATCCTCGAGGATCTCATATCTGCAGAGATGAAGGTACATGGAGATAAAAATATCCACCTTCACGAGATCTCCTCCCTTGATACCATCTTCGATATCTTAGGAAGTGCCACACTACTTGAGAAACATGGGTACTTAGACGGCAAGATTTACTCCACACCTCCTGTATTAGGTAGTGGATACATCCAAATGGAACATGGTATCCTCCCTGTACCTACTCCAAGTACCTTGGAGATACTCTGTAAATACCGTATAAAATACACAAACCCTCCCTATACAACCAACTTTGAACATACTACACCAACAGGTATCGCCATCCTGGTAAATATCGTAGATAAGATAGTGGATAGTTATCCAGAGATGATACCTTTAAAGGTGGGATATGGAGGGGGTTCTAAGAGGTTGGAGAATGTACCAAATGTTCTTAGGGTAGTTGAGGGGAGGATTGAAGATAAGGAAGAAAATATTGTAGTCCTTGAAACCAACGTAGATGATATCTCAGGTGAAGTTATTGGAAACCTCTACGAGGTACTGTTTAAGAGAGGTGCTAAAGAGGTTTTCGTTGTAAATGGTATAGGGAAGAAGAACAGACCCACTTATGTTATTACTGTAATTACAGACTACGGGAATCTCCACAGGATGGTTGAGACACTTATGGAGGAGACAGGAACCTTGGGGGTTAGAATTAAAGAGGTTGATAGGATTAAGGCAGAGCGTAGGATAGAGGTACAGAGTATCAATATAAAGGGAAGATCTTATAAAGTTAGAGTTAAGGTATCCTATCTAGGGGATAAATTGATAAATATAAAACCTGAGTACGATGATGTAAAGAAAATAGCAGAGGATCTGAATATACCCCTCAGAGTGGTTTTAAAGGAGATAGAGAAAGAGATATCTAAGATCTACAGGCACCTAAAACACCTTTAA
- a CDS encoding SIS domain-containing protein — translation MLEDYIDEVVLHLKRLKNINWDSVKQLVDLIASSNSKIFTYGVGRSGYVAQAFTMRLMHLGFNAYFVGEPNCPSIGDGDILLVVSRSGRTYSVVNMVKKVRKEGWNVKIVSIGGKGEIGDISDIHIDLNIGDYNREYFPMGTLFEELAFILLDGIIYLLRRKLNISEEDMKRRHCNLL, via the coding sequence TTGCTTGAGGATTATATTGATGAGGTTGTACTACATTTAAAGAGGTTGAAGAATATCAATTGGGATAGTGTAAAACAACTGGTAGACTTGATCGCCTCCTCCAACTCTAAGATATTCACCTACGGTGTTGGTAGAAGTGGATACGTAGCCCAGGCATTTACCATGAGGTTGATGCACTTGGGGTTTAACGCCTACTTCGTTGGGGAACCTAACTGTCCCTCTATAGGAGATGGTGATATACTTCTGGTAGTATCTCGTAGTGGGAGGACTTACTCAGTAGTTAATATGGTTAAGAAGGTAAGGAAAGAGGGCTGGAATGTTAAGATAGTATCTATTGGAGGTAAGGGAGAAATAGGAGATATTTCAGATATCCATATAGATCTGAATATAGGGGATTATAATAGGGAGTACTTTCCAATGGGTACTCTCTTTGAGGAACTTGCCTTTATACTGTTAGATGGGATAATATATCTTTTGAGGAGGAAATTAAATATTTCTGAGGAGGATATGAAGAGAAGGCATTGTAATTTGTTATGA
- a CDS encoding (Fe-S)-binding protein, with translation MEILRRVVDLLPGYNCGACNYPKCDIFAEELLKGNTSLENCPILLREDFSGNLKELRDILRKYKNYNNKNNNNIKIVGIIDGYRGDFILDPLPGEPSCRETLLIPKRVELEVGDLIHYRPLGCPIPHFAKVIQEKDGLYVVHIQGPCHRIRGDEDLLKRYKNVGIAIVLAFEGTVVAGKIPEVGRTVKFIPNHCMMQKVHSGVVVEVEGKRVYIEGIDLKVF, from the coding sequence ATGGAGATTCTAAGGAGAGTTGTAGATCTACTACCTGGATACAACTGTGGAGCCTGTAACTATCCCAAATGTGATATATTTGCAGAGGAACTTTTAAAGGGAAATACCTCATTAGAGAATTGTCCAATCTTACTTCGGGAAGATTTCAGTGGAAATTTGAAAGAGTTGAGAGATATACTGAGGAAATATAAAAATTATAATAATAAAAATAATAATAATATTAAAATAGTTGGTATAATCGATGGATATAGAGGAGATTTTATACTGGATCCCCTACCTGGTGAGCCATCCTGTAGGGAAACCTTACTGATCCCAAAAAGAGTTGAATTAGAGGTTGGAGATCTCATACACTACAGGCCCTTAGGTTGTCCAATACCTCACTTTGCCAAGGTTATTCAGGAAAAAGATGGACTCTATGTAGTTCATATCCAAGGCCCATGCCATAGGATCAGAGGTGATGAGGATCTACTTAAGAGATACAAGAATGTAGGTATTGCAATTGTATTGGCCTTTGAGGGTACCGTTGTTGCAGGTAAGATACCAGAGGTTGGACGTACTGTAAAATTCATACCTAACCACTGTATGATGCAGAAGGTACACTCTGGAGTTGTAGTAGAGGTGGAGGGAAAGAGGGTATATATTGAAGGTATAGACTTAAAGGTGTTTTAG
- a CDS encoding aldehyde ferredoxin oxidoreductase N-terminal domain-containing protein, with protein MNIIIDVKNKMYETVKGNFFPLSWGAYIHHKYETWKYPPYHEKNILTFGRGVLPVIGGNRLIFTFRSPLWDGFFFSAMGGAGYTLKFTGLRNVAIIGKCDKPSLLIIERDGEDIKIDFIDMESYLEEYTNIYHLNDYILEKFGEKNYRALIVGPAGINTNMGAIFSQTVKNGKLLEGSEDWAGRGGVGSVLFRAHNILGIVYYGDKDSIKEELKKEKELAKKLKNMVEEYYNKPYMEVILEHTKKYRYNEETGTGGTFGNNYLYLLDTTPIFNWRMPYIPKHIRMEFHKKILKYLVERFNREAIEPRNWTTCGEPCPVQCKKYRKGLKVDYEPYEAGGPLLGIFDIYATDKVVHTIDSLGFDAIECGNLIAWVFELLHVGLLKPEKVGIDKPVFDISQYKDEEDILKNSQYNGELAVKLAEIVAFGKNEMGRILGLGIRKASKILNERFKGRLENSNAFKRFNDYGVYVPFGDEGGISPTMYWAIGNFIPYLIQGRYLTYYKAGVFPEPEELARLSVERIIEEITLDNIGLCRFHRGWCAPLLDTLVKETTGEDIKSITYKLIKDIWIYDKLLGGYPPYIESQRVKDLIVGGAEEFGNETWASYFEVEGEGKLKEYIKRVLDEYSRLLGIDWKMNTK; from the coding sequence ATGAATATAATAATAGATGTTAAAAATAAGATGTATGAAACTGTAAAAGGAAACTTCTTTCCACTAAGTTGGGGAGCCTACATTCATCATAAATATGAAACCTGGAAATATCCTCCATACCATGAAAAAAACATACTAACCTTTGGAAGGGGCGTTTTGCCCGTAATAGGTGGAAATAGGTTAATATTTACCTTCAGATCTCCTCTCTGGGATGGTTTCTTCTTTTCAGCAATGGGTGGAGCAGGGTATACACTTAAATTCACAGGGTTGAGGAACGTTGCTATTATTGGTAAGTGTGATAAACCTAGTCTCCTTATCATAGAGAGGGACGGAGAGGATATAAAGATAGATTTTATAGATATGGAGTCCTACTTGGAGGAATATACCAATATTTACCACTTAAACGACTACATATTAGAAAAATTCGGCGAGAAGAACTACAGGGCTCTCATAGTTGGACCTGCAGGGATAAACACCAATATGGGAGCTATATTTTCCCAGACTGTAAAAAATGGGAAACTCCTTGAAGGTTCAGAGGATTGGGCTGGAAGGGGAGGAGTTGGTTCTGTCCTCTTCAGAGCCCATAACATCCTAGGTATTGTATATTACGGAGATAAGGATAGTATTAAGGAGGAGTTAAAGAAGGAGAAGGAATTGGCGAAAAAACTTAAAAATATGGTGGAGGAGTACTACAACAAACCCTATATGGAGGTTATTCTAGAACATACTAAGAAGTACAGGTACAACGAGGAGACAGGTACTGGAGGAACCTTTGGAAATAACTATTTATATCTATTAGATACCACTCCCATCTTTAACTGGAGGATGCCCTATATACCAAAACATATAAGAATGGAGTTTCACAAAAAGATATTAAAATATCTAGTAGAAAGGTTCAACAGAGAGGCGATTGAGCCTAGAAATTGGACAACCTGTGGAGAGCCCTGCCCTGTCCAATGTAAGAAGTACAGAAAAGGTTTAAAGGTGGATTACGAACCCTATGAGGCCGGTGGGCCTCTTCTAGGAATCTTCGATATATATGCCACTGATAAGGTAGTTCATACTATAGACTCATTAGGCTTTGACGCTATAGAGTGTGGAAATTTAATAGCCTGGGTTTTTGAACTTCTCCATGTGGGATTACTGAAACCTGAAAAGGTAGGTATAGACAAACCTGTATTTGACATATCCCAGTATAAAGATGAAGAGGATATACTGAAGAACTCCCAGTACAATGGAGAGTTGGCAGTTAAACTTGCAGAGATCGTGGCTTTCGGTAAAAATGAGATGGGAAGGATACTGGGACTAGGGATAAGAAAGGCCTCCAAGATACTTAACGAGAGGTTTAAGGGAAGACTAGAGAATAGTAATGCCTTTAAGAGGTTCAACGACTACGGGGTATATGTGCCCTTTGGAGATGAGGGAGGAATATCTCCGACCATGTACTGGGCAATTGGAAACTTCATCCCTTACCTTATACAGGGGAGATATCTTACCTACTATAAGGCTGGTGTATTCCCAGAACCTGAGGAACTGGCTAGATTAAGTGTAGAAAGAATTATAGAGGAGATCACCTTAGATAATATAGGACTATGTAGATTCCACAGGGGATGGTGTGCTCCACTCCTGGACACCTTAGTAAAGGAAACTACAGGGGAGGATATAAAAAGTATTACTTACAAATTAATAAAAGATATATGGATCTACGATAAACTGTTAGGAGGTTATCCTCCATATATTGAGAGTCAGAGGGTTAAGGATCTAATCGTAGGTGGGGCTGAAGAGTTTGGAAATGAAACTTGGGCCTCCTACTTTGAAGTGGAGGGAGAAGGTAAACTGAAGGAGTATATAAAGAGAGTACTTGATGAATACAGTAGATTACTAGGAATAGATTGGAAAATGAATACAAAATAG
- a CDS encoding GTP-binding protein, protein MKIAVVAGTPGAGKTSVLIHTIKYLINSGFNPCVVKIDCLYTEDDKRYKRLGIPVLVGLSKDMCPDHFAIYNLEEMVEWAKEEEKDTDILIVETAGLCHRCAPYTKNTLGICVIDATSGPNTPRKVGPFLTSADVVAITKGDIISQAEREIFRERVLEMNPKCRIYDVNGLSGQGCEEIAKEILGTRSIRYSDLEFEELRHSAPLCICTLCIGEKRVSKKYHRGVLRRIDGFTKYVGE, encoded by the coding sequence ATAAAGATAGCAGTTGTAGCAGGAACTCCTGGAGCAGGTAAGACATCGGTACTGATTCATACAATAAAATATCTCATAAATTCAGGGTTTAACCCCTGTGTGGTGAAGATAGACTGTCTATATACCGAGGATGATAAGAGGTACAAAAGATTAGGCATTCCTGTACTTGTAGGACTTAGTAAGGACATGTGTCCAGATCACTTTGCAATATACAACTTAGAGGAGATGGTGGAGTGGGCAAAGGAGGAGGAAAAAGATACAGATATACTCATTGTTGAAACTGCTGGTTTGTGTCATAGATGTGCCCCCTATACAAAGAACACCCTTGGAATCTGTGTAATAGATGCAACCTCTGGGCCAAATACTCCAAGGAAGGTAGGTCCATTTTTAACAAGTGCCGACGTAGTGGCTATTACAAAGGGAGATATCATCTCCCAGGCAGAGAGGGAGATTTTTAGGGAGAGGGTTTTAGAGATGAATCCAAAATGTAGGATTTACGATGTAAATGGGTTAAGTGGGCAGGGATGCGAGGAGATTGCAAAAGAAATCTTAGGGACAAGGTCTATAAGATACAGTGATTTAGAATTTGAAGAGTTGAGACATAGTGCTCCACTGTGTATATGTACCCTCTGTATCGGTGAAAAGAGAGTTTCTAAGAAATATCATAGAGGAGTTTTAAGGAGAATAGACGGATTTACAAAGTACGTAGGGGAGTGA
- a CDS encoding HIT family protein, which yields MCIFCKIVKKEIPAKVIYEDEKTMAFLDINPRSKGHTLVIPKEHYETFEELPEDTALALIRTIKKVLEILKPLNFDGYNILNNNKPTAGQEVPHLHFHIIPRYKDEKEEVIKLSSPVEVDLDKVLEELKGEKS from the coding sequence ATGTGTATCTTCTGTAAGATAGTTAAGAAGGAGATACCTGCAAAGGTAATATACGAGGATGAAAAGACTATGGCATTCTTAGATATAAATCCAAGGAGTAAGGGGCATACTCTAGTTATACCTAAGGAGCACTATGAAACCTTTGAGGAACTCCCAGAGGATACCGCCTTAGCTCTAATTAGAACTATCAAGAAGGTTTTAGAGATACTAAAACCTCTAAATTTTGATGGTTATAATATATTAAATAACAACAAACCTACCGCTGGACAGGAGGTACCTCATCTACACTTCCATATTATACCAAGGTATAAGGATGAGAAGGAGGAGGTGATTAAACTATCTTCTCCTGTAGAGGTGGATTTGGATAAGGTGTTGGAGGAGTTGAAAGGGGAAAAGAGTTAA
- the comA gene encoding phosphosulfolactate synthase: protein MRAFEFLRESKEKLGITMVLDKGLPPEFLRDYLRVCGEYITFVKFGWGTSAVIDRDIVKEKIKIYKKYGIKTYPGGTLFEVAYSKGLFEEYLRECEELGFETVEISDGSINLSLEEREEVIRRAKERGFTVLTEVGKKSVEMDRKITLEERIELINRDIDVGADYVIVEGRESGKSIGLFDSKGNVKEEEFKTLINSIPLEKVIFEAPQKNQQVYFILNIGPDVNLGNIPYEDVISLETLRRGLRGDTFGKV, encoded by the coding sequence ATGAGAGCCTTTGAATTTCTAAGAGAATCTAAGGAGAAGTTAGGTATTACAATGGTCTTAGATAAGGGACTACCTCCAGAATTTCTCAGAGACTACCTCAGAGTATGTGGGGAGTATATAACCTTTGTTAAATTTGGATGGGGCACCTCTGCAGTAATAGATAGGGATATTGTAAAGGAGAAAATTAAGATATACAAAAAATATGGAATAAAAACCTACCCTGGCGGTACCTTATTTGAGGTTGCCTACTCCAAGGGGCTATTTGAGGAGTATCTAAGGGAGTGTGAGGAGTTAGGTTTTGAGACTGTGGAGATATCAGATGGTTCTATAAATCTAAGTTTAGAGGAGAGGGAGGAGGTTATAAGGAGGGCGAAGGAGAGAGGTTTTACTGTATTGACAGAGGTTGGGAAAAAGAGTGTAGAGATGGATAGAAAGATAACCTTGGAGGAGAGAATAGAGTTGATAAACAGGGATATAGATGTAGGAGCAGATTACGTAATTGTGGAGGGTAGGGAGAGTGGAAAGTCTATAGGCCTCTTTGACAGTAAAGGTAATGTTAAAGAGGAGGAGTTTAAAACTCTGATAAACTCAATCCCCCTTGAAAAGGTGATATTCGAGGCTCCTCAGAAGAATCAACAGGTTTATTTTATACTGAATATTGGGCCTGACGTTAATTTAGGAAATATCCCCTATGAGGATGTGATCTCCTTAGAGACTCTGAGGAGAGGGTTAAGGGGAGATACCTTTGGAAAGGTTTAG
- a CDS encoding coenzyme F420-0:L-glutamate ligase, with translation MVEKYIKEKRRMELIGLEIPVISEDDNLGIEYLADLISSYPLRDKDIVVVAETLISKLEGNIIKKEDVKPTPLAHKLAEKLGKSPEVVQVILDQAKEIVKIGDGFIITETKHGFVCANSGVDESNLKDAIKPLPEDPDKSASLLREMIERKTGKRIGVIISDSMGRPFRRGSIGVAIGVSGVCALWDRKGEKDLFNKPLKSTEVAIGDELASAASILMGESNEGIPVVIIRNAPVPFTDGRGKDLIRSKEEDVFRD, from the coding sequence ATGGTTGAGAAGTATATAAAAGAGAAAAGAAGAATGGAACTTATAGGCCTTGAAATACCTGTAATATCTGAAGATGACAACTTAGGGATAGAATATCTGGCAGATCTCATATCCTCCTATCCATTGAGAGATAAAGATATTGTAGTGGTGGCAGAGACACTTATATCGAAACTTGAGGGAAATATTATAAAAAAGGAGGATGTTAAACCAACACCTTTAGCCCACAAGTTGGCAGAAAAGTTGGGAAAGTCTCCAGAGGTTGTTCAGGTGATACTGGATCAGGCGAAGGAGATAGTGAAGATAGGGGATGGATTCATTATCACAGAGACTAAACATGGGTTTGTATGTGCCAACAGTGGGGTGGATGAGAGTAACCTCAAGGATGCAATAAAACCTCTCCCAGAGGATCCAGATAAAAGTGCCTCATTACTTAGGGAGATGATAGAGAGGAAGACTGGGAAGAGGATAGGGGTTATAATAAGTGATAGTATGGGGAGGCCCTTTAGGAGAGGTTCCATTGGGGTAGCCATAGGAGTTAGTGGTGTCTGTGCACTCTGGGATAGAAAGGGAGAGAAGGATCTATTTAATAAGCCCTTAAAAAGTACGGAGGTTGCCATAGGGGATGAGTTAGCATCTGCCGCCTCGATACTTATGGGAGAGTCTAACGAGGGAATACCTGTGGTGATAATAAGAAACGCTCCAGTGCCCTTTACAGACGGGAGGGGGAAAGATCTAATAAGGTCTAAGGAGGAGGATGTCTTCAGGGATTAG
- the afpA gene encoding archaeoflavoprotein AfpA, with amino-acid sequence MIRVAWGITGCGDKIEKVVDTMIFLKNEFKVDIDVYASQSAKTVLKWYKLWDKLIAEFQDIGVEVNANAPFLAGKLQTGKYDIFVVAPTTANTVAKIAHCIADTLITNSVSQAIKAGVPVYIYPPDNKVGELETILPGGKTLKLRIRKEDVENVDKLREMEGITVLDTVEDIKRAILECINNKS; translated from the coding sequence ATGATAAGGGTCGCCTGGGGTATAACAGGTTGTGGAGACAAAATAGAGAAGGTAGTAGACACTATGATATTCTTAAAAAATGAGTTCAAGGTAGATATAGATGTTTACGCCTCTCAAAGTGCTAAAACTGTATTAAAGTGGTATAAACTATGGGATAAGTTGATAGCAGAATTTCAGGATATAGGGGTAGAGGTAAACGCCAACGCCCCATTCTTAGCAGGAAAACTACAAACTGGAAAGTACGATATATTTGTAGTAGCACCAACAACTGCAAATACTGTAGCAAAGATCGCCCACTGTATAGCAGATACACTTATTACAAACTCAGTATCTCAGGCAATCAAAGCCGGAGTACCTGTTTATATATATCCTCCAGATAACAAAGTTGGAGAATTAGAGACCATTCTACCTGGAGGAAAGACCTTGAAATTACGTATAAGGAAGGAAGATGTAGAGAACGTTGATAAGTTAAGGGAAATGGAAGGTATTACAGTCCTCGACACTGTAGAGGATATTAAGAGGGCTATTTTAGAGTGTATAAATAACAAAAGTTAA
- a CDS encoding 3-dehydroquinate synthase II produces MKFGWIYVSGDNWNERKEIVKDALESSIPAVYVPKEDIEKVRELGNIKVASKDLDADIVVIGKGEDLDILRKAKELGKETGVYIPIEGKEDEEYAAEVSKYPYVDYIIIEGKDWTIIPLENLIAKLADSNVKIVSVTDDVEEGKTAYEILEKGVDGTLLRSKDTNEIKDFSKMIEEMNAERVKLDYATVKKVEPIGSGDRVCIDTCTIMEEGEGMLVGSYSRGLFLVHGETVENPYVATRPFRVNAGPVHAYVLCPGNKTKYLSELKAGDKVLIVNKDGMTREAVVGRVKIERRPLVLVEAEYKGDILRTILQNAETIRLVGEGGKPISVVDLKEGDKVLIKFDESARHFGMAIKETIIER; encoded by the coding sequence ATGAAGTTTGGATGGATATATGTAAGTGGAGATAACTGGAATGAGAGAAAAGAGATAGTAAAAGACGCCTTGGAGAGTTCTATTCCTGCAGTTTATGTTCCTAAGGAGGATATTGAAAAGGTTAGAGAACTGGGAAATATAAAGGTTGCATCTAAAGATCTCGATGCAGATATTGTTGTAATAGGTAAGGGAGAAGATTTGGATATATTAAGGAAGGCTAAGGAGTTGGGAAAGGAGACTGGAGTATACATACCAATAGAGGGGAAGGAGGATGAGGAATACGCTGCCGAGGTAAGTAAGTACCCATATGTAGATTACATCATAATAGAGGGGAAAGATTGGACAATAATTCCTCTAGAGAACCTTATAGCAAAACTTGCAGATAGTAATGTTAAGATAGTATCTGTTACAGATGATGTAGAGGAGGGGAAGACTGCATACGAGATACTGGAGAAAGGGGTAGATGGTACCTTACTACGTTCCAAAGACACTAACGAGATTAAGGACTTCTCAAAGATGATAGAGGAGATGAATGCCGAGAGGGTAAAGTTAGACTACGCCACTGTGAAGAAGGTAGAACCTATCGGTAGCGGAGATAGGGTATGTATAGATACCTGCACTATTATGGAGGAAGGGGAGGGGATGTTAGTTGGCTCCTACTCGAGAGGGCTATTCTTAGTCCATGGGGAGACTGTAGAGAACCCATACGTTGCTACAAGGCCCTTCAGGGTAAATGCTGGCCCTGTACATGCCTACGTCCTCTGTCCAGGCAATAAGACGAAGTACCTAAGTGAGTTGAAGGCAGGAGATAAGGTTTTAATAGTCAATAAAGATGGGATGACAAGGGAGGCTGTGGTTGGCAGGGTGAAGATAGAGAGGAGGCCCTTGGTACTCGTGGAGGCAGAGTACAAGGGGGATATACTGAGGACTATCCTTCAGAATGCAGAGACTATAAGGTTAGTTGGAGAGGGAGGGAAACCTATCTCTGTGGTGGATTTGAAGGAGGGGGATAAGGTACTTATAAAATTCGATGAGAGTGCCAGGCACTTTGGAATGGCTATAAAGGAGACTATAATTGAGAGGTAA
- a CDS encoding geranylgeranylglyceryl/heptaprenylglyceryl phosphate synthase yields MEISIGKVERRLYSILESEGALYFVLVDPEDRNISQVLERVGEYADAVIVGGSIGVSNLDEITREIKRVVKDVPVILFPGNIDGLTPYADAVFFMSLMNSNNTYWTTLAPTLGAPIIKRYSLEPIPMAYLGVEPVKRTAVGFVGEVNEIPQRKPEIAAMYCLSARYFGMRWAYLEAGSGAEYPVSDEMIRVSKELSGINIIVGGGIRTPEVAYRKIVSGADALVTGTVVEGNPSVMEDIRDAVKRAGREKLR; encoded by the coding sequence ATGGAGATCTCCATTGGGAAGGTGGAGAGGAGACTTTACAGTATTCTGGAAAGTGAAGGTGCCCTCTACTTTGTACTTGTGGATCCTGAAGATAGGAATATCTCCCAGGTGTTGGAGAGGGTTGGGGAGTACGCAGATGCTGTAATCGTTGGAGGGAGTATTGGGGTGTCTAACTTAGACGAGATTACAAGGGAGATAAAGAGGGTAGTTAAGGATGTCCCTGTTATACTCTTCCCTGGTAATATAGATGGACTGACTCCCTATGCAGACGCTGTATTCTTCATGTCCCTTATGAACTCCAACAACACCTACTGGACAACCTTGGCACCTACCTTGGGAGCACCTATTATTAAGAGGTACTCCTTAGAACCTATACCTATGGCATACTTAGGCGTTGAACCTGTAAAGAGGACTGCAGTGGGATTTGTTGGGGAGGTGAATGAGATACCTCAGAGGAAACCTGAGATAGCTGCCATGTACTGTCTCTCTGCAAGGTACTTTGGGATGAGATGGGCGTATTTAGAGGCTGGAAGTGGTGCAGAGTACCCTGTAAGTGATGAGATGATCAGGGTTTCTAAGGAGTTAAGTGGTATCAACATCATAGTAGGGGGAGGTATAAGGACTCCTGAAGTGGCTTACAGGAAAATAGTAAGTGGAGCAGATGCCCTTGTAACAGGTACTGTTGTAGAGGGAAATCCTTCTGTTATGGAGGATATAAGGGATGCTGTAAAGAGGGCAGGAAGGGAGAAGTTGAGGTGA